The sequence GAATTACTATTAAGATGGATTTCATGGATCTATAGGTCCATAACAAATAAATCCTTTTAATTAGggtatatatattgaaaatttgatgtcttaagaatttattattctgGTATTGATTCTAATCCCAAAGTATTGTAACAATATTTTCAACACTTGTATATAGtatttgttgttttcttttctcttaggCAAATAAATAGCAATGGTTTATTATAGGAGAAAACTTCTTATAAGCTACataaagaagaatataaaatttagaaaaagtatgttaaataaaatacagaAGTCATCAACTATAATTAGGATTTAGTTATTGCAGAGAAAAATTCAATACTTCAAACCATTTATATTTAGCTTcagatatataatataagctAAATTTAGAAAACATACTCGAAAATACTgtaaatcttttcaaattttataataaatttagttaattatgctacttataaataattaaaaaatgagttttGCATATTGCGGAAAAAATAAGTAGCcaacaaaaagagaagaaggaaGCAACCCAATACAAAGATGAAATTTAGATTGTGTATTTTAACAATCTTTGTATTATtgtcatttctttttaatattagagcAGAAAAAGTCTTCGATGTGAAAAGTTTTGGTGCTACACCTAGTCagaagaatgatatcagtaAGGTATGGGCATGAGTTTAATTGTAATGGTTTTGttcaatttagttttaatctaaaacttttttttacaCTTAGGCTTTATTAGCTGCTTGGAAGGCTGCTTGTTCAACACCAGGTGCAAGTAGAATTTTGATTCCAGAAGCTAAATATGCATTACGGGATGTACTTTTGGAAGGCCCTTGTAAGGGTTCAATGGTACTTCAAATTAAAGGAACCTTAATGGCCCCAGCAGACCCTAGTGAGCACCATAGCCAGGGTTGGATTACTTTCCAACATGTCGATCATTTAACTATATCTGGAGGTAATTTGGATGGTCGAGGAAAAATTGCATGGGGAAAAAATACTTGTCGTACGAATGTAAATTGCAAGAATCTCCCAATGGTATGTTATTCATCAATACCATGTCACacattttactattttattataaaaagtactattgctaataatattaacatatGTGTGATGTTTTCACAATCTTTATCAGAATTTAAGGTTTGATTTTGTCACCAATACCATCGTTGAAGATTTAACTTCCCGGGATAGTAAGAATTTTCACATGAATCTCATCGGGTGCCAAAATTTCACACTGCAACGTATTAAGATTATAGCGCCTGGTGATAGTGCTAATACAGACAGAATTCACATTGGACGTTCTAATGAAGTAAACATTATTGATTCAAAGATCGGCACTGGTGATGATTGCATCTCTATTGGTGATGGTAGTCGGAATATCAAAATCACAGGAGTAAGATGTGGACCAGGTCACGGTATTAGCATTGGAAGCTTAGGAAAATACAAAAATGAAGAACCTGTTAGTGGAGTTTATGTTAAGAAATGCGACCTTATAAATACTTCTAATGGCATAAGAATTAAGTCTTGGCCAGGATTATACAGTGGCGCTGCAACTGATATGCATTTTGAAGATATTTCCATGAATAACGTGAGCAATGCTATCCTCATAGATCAAATGTACTGTCCTTGGAACCACTGCAATTCCAAGGTAATTTTCAACATTATaggaaatgaaaagaaatataaataattttcttaatttgtatatatttgataaatagtCAACTAATCTTTTGTACATATGTAtctaatcttttaattttttttatccttaCAGGCTTCATCAAATGTTAAGATCAGTAAGGTTACTTTCTCTAATATAAAGGGCACTTCTTCAACTCCTACTATCGTTAAGCTTTTATGCAGCAAAGGCTTACCATGCGAGGGCGTGGAACTCAATAATATTAACGTCGTATATAAGGGCCCTGATGGTCCTGCAAAATCTGAATGTACAAATGTCAAGCCTAAAATTGGGATACGAACAGATGTGCTTCGTGGATGCTAACGTCAAAgacttgaatttatatttttattatattctctaaatttaataattatttgtgaACACTAAAGATTATTATGCAAAACCTTATTTTGCAGAAAATTTAAAGATGGATCCCACATGCTTAGTAGAATAAGGTATTAGTAGGTTGACATTGTTAATGTGGTAAAACCTTGTACTTTTACTTTTGTACTCATATTGCTTATGTTAACAAACTTGCAATATTGATAAAGATAATATAGAATGATTTCtacattattaatttaaatagctATTCTTTTAGTCATAATCCATTTGGTTGATGAAGTGGACACATGCAAATGACTCATGTACTCCCTTGGCACAATTTAGCATAACAACCTTTAGAAATTCTACCTCTCcttccttttcttcctttctctcGCTGCTCATAGAGACAACATACCAAGAACCAATTCTCTCTAAAGCAAATCCATTCGATTCTCCAATAAACAACCTAAACAATATATGTCCTAATTGTGGCATTGTTACTTGTACCACTAATGGCGTCTTATTTCGATTTTACTACCCGCATTAAGAGCTGAAGGAATAATAGGAAAATCAGGAAGTATGAACTACCTATCGAGTATAAAAAATCAACTAGCATCATAAATCTATCTATTTTCTCTAGTAAACTTAAATCcttttcaaattcttcaaCATAACACATGACTTTTCCAAATAATTAGAgcaattttaattctcttCATTCTCTTTTAACTATGCATTTGATTTCATCTTATAAAGGGATCAAGAAACCTACCATCAAGTCAACTCAGTGATGACTCTAGTAGTGCTCCACCGAGTCATATTGATTTAGATAAGGCCTTGCAAGGTTTAATTTCAAAACATTTAGTGAAACCGGATAgcaaaaaatgattttatacAGATTATCTATCACCattattatgatattaaaaaaaatgaaataaaactcAGCTATAAAGAAACATATAGTCTGG comes from Ricinus communis isolate WT05 ecotype wild-type chromosome 5, ASM1957865v1, whole genome shotgun sequence and encodes:
- the LOC8277868 gene encoding exopolygalacturonase isoform X2 encodes the protein MKFRLCILTIFVLLSFLFNIRAEKVFDVKSFGATPSQKNDISKALLAAWKAACSTPGASRILIPEAKYALRDVLLEGPCKGSMVLQIKGTLMAPADPSEHHSQGWITFQHVDHLTISGGNLDGRGKIAWGKNTCRTNVNCKNLPMNLRFDFVTNTIVEDLTSRDSKNFHMNLIGCQNFTLQRIKIIAPGDSANTDRIHIGRSNEVNIIDSKIGTGDDCISIGDGSRNIKITGVRCGPGHGISIGSLGKYKNEEPVSGVYVKKCDLINTSNGIRIKSWPGLYSGAATDMHFEDISMNNVSNAILIDQMYCPWNHCNSKASSNVKISKVTFSNIKGTSSTPTIVKLLCSKGLPCEGVELNNINVVYKGPDGPAKSECTNVKPKIGIRTDVLRGC
- the LOC8277868 gene encoding exopolygalacturonase isoform X1, translating into MKFRLCILTIFVLLSFLFNIRAEKVFDVKSFGATPSQKNDISKALLAAWKAACSTPGASRILIPEAKYALRDVLLEGPCKGSMVLQIKGTLMAPADPSEHHSQGWITFQHVDHLTISGGNLDGRGKIAWGKNTCRTNVNCKNLPMNLRFDFVTNTIVEDLTSRDSKNFHMNLIGCQNFTLQRIKIIAPGDSANTDRIHIGRSNEVNIIDSKIGTGDDCISIGDGSRNIKITGVRCGPGHGISIGSLGKYKNEEPVSGVYVKKCDLINTSNGIRIKSWPGLYSGAATDMHFEDISMNNVSNAILIDQMYCPWNHCNSKASSNVKISKVTFSNIKGTSSTPTIVKLLCSKGLPCEGVELNNINVVYKGPDGPAKSECTNVKPKIGIRTDVLRGC